In Stigmatopora argus isolate UIUO_Sarg chromosome 17, RoL_Sarg_1.0, whole genome shotgun sequence, the following are encoded in one genomic region:
- the tcf24 gene encoding transcription factor 24, which yields MVGRQTHRMDSVTVVDDSPGSSPSSSPAGRGPSQGGGRGRPAAANAARERSRVQTLRNAFLELQRTLPSVPPDTKLSKLDVLILATTYIAHLTRTLQEEGVDEGESQALHSLKGQGYLHPVKKWPMRSRLYVGASGHFLNTPSESEEQGPSSSSKSK from the exons ATGGTCGGGAGGCAGACGCACCGAATGGACAGCGTGACGGTGGTGGATGACAGCCCCGGATCCAGCCCGAGCTCCAGCCCCGCGGGTCGGGGGCCATCGCAGGGCGGCGGCAGGGGGCGGCCGGCGGCGGCCAACGCCGCGAGGGAGAGGAGCCGCGTGCAGACTTTGAGGAACGCCTTCCTGGAGCTGCAACGGACGCTGCCGTCGGTGCCTCCCGACACCAAGCTGTCCAAGCTGGACGTGTTGATACTGGCCACCACGTACATTGCCCACTTGACTCGAACTCTGCAAGAGGAAGGAGTCGATGAAGGCGAGAGCCAGGCATTGCACTCACTCAAAGGGCAGGGGTACCTGCACCCGGTCAAG AAATGGCCGATGAGATCCAGACTGTACGTGGGAGCGAGCGGTCATTTCCTCAACACTCCTTCCGAATCTGAGGAGCAAGgcccatcatcatcatctaagTCCAAGTAA
- the ppp1r42 gene encoding protein phosphatase 1 regulatory subunit 42, with the protein MVRLTTELIAKSKNNFKKKIGLSLQDYLRTLTHLHFSGYNIEDIGDLSECRNLSVLYLYDNQVTRIHNLDFAHNLTHLYLQNNNITVIENLSHLRKLYKLYLGGNKISMLEGLENLGELEELHMESQRLPPGEKLLFDPKTLRSLAKSLCVFNVSNNNLDEICHLAVLTEIQHFSAAENKLHDVEELEDVLGSWPWLIQMDLRGNPACKTAKYRDRMITACKTLRVLDDRDIKEVTREFLVNWKASKESKKKKKKETAQIKPSLLTNNGGTGQIGRPPHVCCHARARLGASVASQGSADKKLPASRAQLHQRHIRLV; encoded by the exons ATGGTACGCCTGACTACAGAACTGATCGCCAAGTCTAAAAAcaactttaagaaaaaaataggccTCTCCCTCCAGGACTACCTTAGGACCCTTACGCACCTCCATTTCTCTGGATACAACATTGAAGACATT GGCGACCTCTCGGAATGCCGCAATCTGAGCGTCCTCTACCTATATGACAACCAGGTCACGCGCATCCACAACTTGGACTTTGCTCACAATTTGACTCATCTGTACCTGCAGAACAATAACATTACAGTCATTGAAAACCTGTCCCATCTGCGCAAGCTCTACAAACT CTACCTGGGAGGTAACAAGATCTCGATGCTGGAGGGCCTGGAGAACCTGGGCGAGCTGGAGGAACTCCACATGGAGAGTCAGAGGTTGCCCCCAGGGGAGAAGCTGCTTTTCGACCCCAAGACCCTGCGCTCCCTGGCC AAATCTCTGTGCGTCTTCAACGTCAGTAACAACAACCTGGATGAAATCTGTCACCTGGCCGTGCTGACGGAAATCCAGCATTTTTCCGCCGCTGAAAACAAGCTCCACGACGTAGAG GAGCTTGAAGATGTGTTGGGGTCTTGGCCTTGGCTCATTCAAATGGATCTACGGGGAAATCCTGCGTGTAAAACCGCCAAGTACAGAGACCGAATGATCACGGCGTGCAAAACACTac gGGTATTAGATGATCGGGACATTAAGGAGGTGACTCGAGAGTTTCTGGTCAACTGGAAAGCATCCAAAGaatccaagaagaagaagaagaaggagacgGCACAGATTAAACCCTCGCTATTAACAA ATAACGGCGGCACGGGTCAGATTGGCCGCCCGCCTCACGTCTGCTGCCACGCACGCGCAAGGCTGGGAGCCTCAGTGGCCTCACAG GGTTCTGCAGATAAAAAGCTCCCTGCGTCGAGAGCTCAACTACATCAGCGTCACATCAGGCttgtgtaa
- the mcmdc2 gene encoding minichromosome maintenance domain-containing protein 2 isoform X1 — MSDLLCLQKSVLSYLNTSGGLSKLAHDCESFHDHQHDEAVYRFCINVDLSDVIELDAELGNCILHDHQRATTLFQSVCFAAIKTLSLVDKIHTECQVHVILKLTHLPPFPEYNLDLASFPRMRPKMMPVVMEGLVIATTRVTKYTRGARFLCSNDNCPFSKGFHTIRVHTPGATESVTVRKDFICNACTSALKEDVKFRVLGDKQFVELIHGDALNVLRGHQQSSLRYQSITLFLRDELCNVMSIGQRYRVIGIPAHVHRAPNITWSVEANSVQPWEPEYPREINNKFKELLKATRDSPWRFSAVITHCFGLDVVPPGLFNTLKLCLLLSLVQTETNEKNTLFNLDLLVTTDDKLILDRLMTYGLSLAQRGVRHPASGKLFASLSQDEHGAGTANIHAGSVLLAGGGVCMLGDLSGFKKDKLDAIQSALDSRTVTVFIPGKKYGEDVDQHLSFPVSCSFWALTDSTRAPWRSNKDYDATLGTAELGSIPPQLADRFGLVVQCVDHAGNQVALAQAVHTLQQAVHPGERLYPSLVDISSEDYKELVAYAQNLHADLSASAQMIIHGYYMASRTVRSKSHSSEMSVASIKLLISLAEAHCKLSLRRQVLEEDAVIAVLLCENSITLKHGTGVLVIPPDAVFPGDLGDADSLLRRDQSLEQLHQSILRFINSYAPQPDAYATEE, encoded by the exons atgtcgGACCTCCTTTGTTTGCAAAAGTCCGTCCTTTCCTATTTAAATACCAGCGGCGGCCTTTCGAAACTCGCCCACGACTGCGAGTCGTTTCACG ACCACCAGCACGACGAAGCAGTGTACCGCTTTTGTATCAATGTCGACCTCTCTGATGTAATTGAGTTGGACGCTGAGCTGGGTAACTGCATATTGCACGACCACCAGCGAGCCACCACTCTTTTTCAGTCT GTTTGCTTCGCGGCCATAAAGACGCTATCACTTGTGGACAAAATACATACAGAATGCCAG GTTCACGTCATTTTGAAGCTAACGCACCTGCCCCCATTTCCCGAGTACAACTTGGACCTGGCCAGTTTCCCTCGCATGCGTCCCAAAATGATGCCTGTTGTCATGGAAGGCCTGGTTATAGCTACGACAAGGGTCACCAAATACACTCGGGGGGCCCGGTTCCTCTGCAGTAATGACAATTGTCCATTCTCTAAGG GATTCCACACTATTCGGGTTCACACTCCTGGAGCCACAGAGTCAGTGACGGTGAGAAAGGATTTCATCTGCAATGCCTGCACCTCAGCACTCAAAGAGGATGTCAAGTTCAGAGTGTTGGGAG ACAAGCAATTTGTGGAATTGATTCACGGTGACGCACTCAATGTTCTCCGTGGCCATCAACAGAGCTCGCTCAGATACCAATCAATTACACTGTTTCTCAGAG ATGAGCTTTGTAACGTGATGAGCATCGGTCAGCGCTACCGAGTGATAGGCATCCCCGCGCACGTTCACCGGGCTCCCAACATCACTTGGAGCGTAGAGGCCAACAGCGTCCAGCCGTGGGAGCCGGAGT ATCCACGTGAAATAAACAACAAGTTCAAGGAGCTGCTTAAGGCTACCAGAGATTCCCCTTGGAGGTTCTCAGCTGTGATCACTCATTGCTTTGGTCTGGACGTGGTTCCTCCGGGTCTTTTCAACACCTTGAAGCTCTGCTTGTTACTCAGCTTGGTACAGActgaaacaaatgaaaaaaacacactaTTCAACTTGGACCTCTTGGTAACAACAGATGACAAACTCATATTAGACAG GTTAATGACATATGGCTTGAGCTTAGCGCAACGAGGGGTGCGACATCCGGCTTCGGGGAAGTTGTTCGCATCCCTGTCCCAGGATGAGCACGGGGCAGGCACCGCCAACATCCATGCTGGCTCGGTTCTGCTTGCCGGCGGTGGCGTTTGCATGCTGGGAGACCTGAGTGGTTTCAAAAAGGACAAACTGGATGCTATTCAGTCAG CTCTGGACAGCCGTACAGTGACTGTATTCATCCCTGGGAAGAAGTACGGCGAAGATGTGGACCAGCATCTGTCCTTCCCTGTGTCATGCAGCTTCTGGGCCCTCACAGACTCCACGCGTGCTCCTTGGCGGTCCAACAAGGACTATGACGCCACATTGGGAACAGCG GAACTGGGGTCGATACCGCCTCAATTGGCAGACCGCTTTGGACTGGTGGTTCAATGTGTGGATCATGCAGGGAACCAAGTTGCCCTTGCACAGGCTGTGCATACCCTTCAGCAGGCAGTACATCCTGGGGAACGCCTCTACCCGTCCTTGGTGGACATCTCCAGTGAAGACTACAAGGAG TTGGTGGCATATGCCCAAAACCTTCACGCAGATTTAAGTGCCAGCGCACAGATGATAATACACGGCTATTACATGGCTAGCCGAACAGTCCGCTCGAAAAGCCACAGCAGCGAGATGTCCGTGGCCTCCATCAAATTGCT GATCTCGTTAGCAGAAGCCCATTGCAAATTAAGCCTGCGACGGCAAGTACTTGAGGAAGATGCGGTGATTGCCGTTCTCCTCTGTGAGAACTCAATCACTCTCAAGCATG GGACGGGCGTGTTGGTTATCCCACCCGACGCCGTGTTTCCTGGCGACCTGGGAGATGCGGACAGCCTGCTTAGGAGAGACCAATCCCTAGAGCAGCTCCACCAGAGCATCCTACGCTTCATAAACTCCTACGCCCCGCAACCAGACGCATATGCCACAGAAGAGTAG
- the mcmdc2 gene encoding minichromosome maintenance domain-containing protein 2 isoform X2: protein MRPKMMPVVMEGLVIATTRVTKYTRGARFLCSNDNCPFSKGFHTIRVHTPGATESVTVRKDFICNACTSALKEDVKFRVLGDKQFVELIHGDALNVLRGHQQSSLRYQSITLFLRDELCNVMSIGQRYRVIGIPAHVHRAPNITWSVEANSVQPWEPEYPREINNKFKELLKATRDSPWRFSAVITHCFGLDVVPPGLFNTLKLCLLLSLVQTETNEKNTLFNLDLLVTTDDKLILDRLMTYGLSLAQRGVRHPASGKLFASLSQDEHGAGTANIHAGSVLLAGGGVCMLGDLSGFKKDKLDAIQSALDSRTVTVFIPGKKYGEDVDQHLSFPVSCSFWALTDSTRAPWRSNKDYDATLGTAELGSIPPQLADRFGLVVQCVDHAGNQVALAQAVHTLQQAVHPGERLYPSLVDISSEDYKELVAYAQNLHADLSASAQMIIHGYYMASRTVRSKSHSSEMSVASIKLLISLAEAHCKLSLRRQVLEEDAVIAVLLCENSITLKHGTGVLVIPPDAVFPGDLGDADSLLRRDQSLEQLHQSILRFINSYAPQPDAYATEE, encoded by the exons ATGCGTCCCAAAATGATGCCTGTTGTCATGGAAGGCCTGGTTATAGCTACGACAAGGGTCACCAAATACACTCGGGGGGCCCGGTTCCTCTGCAGTAATGACAATTGTCCATTCTCTAAGG GATTCCACACTATTCGGGTTCACACTCCTGGAGCCACAGAGTCAGTGACGGTGAGAAAGGATTTCATCTGCAATGCCTGCACCTCAGCACTCAAAGAGGATGTCAAGTTCAGAGTGTTGGGAG ACAAGCAATTTGTGGAATTGATTCACGGTGACGCACTCAATGTTCTCCGTGGCCATCAACAGAGCTCGCTCAGATACCAATCAATTACACTGTTTCTCAGAG ATGAGCTTTGTAACGTGATGAGCATCGGTCAGCGCTACCGAGTGATAGGCATCCCCGCGCACGTTCACCGGGCTCCCAACATCACTTGGAGCGTAGAGGCCAACAGCGTCCAGCCGTGGGAGCCGGAGT ATCCACGTGAAATAAACAACAAGTTCAAGGAGCTGCTTAAGGCTACCAGAGATTCCCCTTGGAGGTTCTCAGCTGTGATCACTCATTGCTTTGGTCTGGACGTGGTTCCTCCGGGTCTTTTCAACACCTTGAAGCTCTGCTTGTTACTCAGCTTGGTACAGActgaaacaaatgaaaaaaacacactaTTCAACTTGGACCTCTTGGTAACAACAGATGACAAACTCATATTAGACAG GTTAATGACATATGGCTTGAGCTTAGCGCAACGAGGGGTGCGACATCCGGCTTCGGGGAAGTTGTTCGCATCCCTGTCCCAGGATGAGCACGGGGCAGGCACCGCCAACATCCATGCTGGCTCGGTTCTGCTTGCCGGCGGTGGCGTTTGCATGCTGGGAGACCTGAGTGGTTTCAAAAAGGACAAACTGGATGCTATTCAGTCAG CTCTGGACAGCCGTACAGTGACTGTATTCATCCCTGGGAAGAAGTACGGCGAAGATGTGGACCAGCATCTGTCCTTCCCTGTGTCATGCAGCTTCTGGGCCCTCACAGACTCCACGCGTGCTCCTTGGCGGTCCAACAAGGACTATGACGCCACATTGGGAACAGCG GAACTGGGGTCGATACCGCCTCAATTGGCAGACCGCTTTGGACTGGTGGTTCAATGTGTGGATCATGCAGGGAACCAAGTTGCCCTTGCACAGGCTGTGCATACCCTTCAGCAGGCAGTACATCCTGGGGAACGCCTCTACCCGTCCTTGGTGGACATCTCCAGTGAAGACTACAAGGAG TTGGTGGCATATGCCCAAAACCTTCACGCAGATTTAAGTGCCAGCGCACAGATGATAATACACGGCTATTACATGGCTAGCCGAACAGTCCGCTCGAAAAGCCACAGCAGCGAGATGTCCGTGGCCTCCATCAAATTGCT GATCTCGTTAGCAGAAGCCCATTGCAAATTAAGCCTGCGACGGCAAGTACTTGAGGAAGATGCGGTGATTGCCGTTCTCCTCTGTGAGAACTCAATCACTCTCAAGCATG GGACGGGCGTGTTGGTTATCCCACCCGACGCCGTGTTTCCTGGCGACCTGGGAGATGCGGACAGCCTGCTTAGGAGAGACCAATCCCTAGAGCAGCTCCACCAGAGCATCCTACGCTTCATAAACTCCTACGCCCCGCAACCAGACGCATATGCCACAGAAGAGTAG
- the sgk3 gene encoding serine/threonine-protein kinase Sgk3: protein MEEQSDLPNVSIPCHNEQRDKKKRYTVYKVIVNVGRQEWFVFRRYAEFDKLYNTLKKQFPSLSLKIPAKRIFGDNFEPEFIKQRRAGLHEFIKGIVSLPQLCNNPDVRSFLLMDKMQNLQNSDASEDEDDKNNSSSRNINLGPSGNPHAKPTDFDFLKVIGKGSFGKVFLAKRKLDAKYYAIKVLQKKVILNRKEQKHIMAERNVLLKNVKHPFLVGLHYSFQTTDKLYFVLDFVNGGELFFHLQKERTFLEPRAKFYIAEMASALGYLHSLNIVYRDLKPENILLDHEGHIILTDFGLCKEGISQTDTTSTFCGTPEYLAPEVLRKQPYDNTVDWWCLGSVLYEMLFGLPPFYSRDTHEMYDNILHKPLVVRAGASNAAWALLQGLLEKDGALRLGAQDDLNEIKTHPFFASINWNDLEQKRITPPFTPNVNSFSDISNFDPEFTEEMVPNSVCWTQEHSIVNASVMEADDAFVGFSYAPPSDDSFL, encoded by the exons ATGGAAGAGCAATCGGACCTGCCTAACGTTAGCATTCCCTGCCACAACGAGCAGCGGGACAAGAAAAAACGCTACACG GTTTATAAAGTGATCGTCAACGTGGGCCGGCAGGAGTGGTTCGTCTTCCGACGGTACGCCGAGTTCGATAAACTCTACAACACG TTGAAAAAACAGTTCCCGTCGTTAAGCTTAAAGATTCCCGCCAAGAGGATCTTTGGCGATAACTTTGAACCCG AGTTCATCAAGCAGAGACGAGCCGGGCTGCACGAGTTCATTAAAGGCATCGTGTCGCTTCCGCAGCTTTGCAACAA TCCAGATGTGAGAAGTTTCCTGCTAATGGACAAAATGCAAAATCTGCAGAATTCCGATGCTTCCGAAGATGAGGATGACAAA AACAACTCATCATCCAGGAACATTAACCTGGGCCCTTCTGGAAACCCACA cGCCAAGCCTACTGACTTTGACTTTTTGAAAGTCATCGGCAAGGGAAGTTTTGGGAAG GTGTTCCTAGCCAAAAGGAAGCTGGACGCTAAGTATTACGCCATCAAGGTCCTACAGAAAAAGGTCATTCTCAACAGAAAAGAG CAAAAACACATCATGGCCGAGCGCAACGTGCTGCTAAAGAATGTGAAACATCCCTTCCTGGTGGGCCTTCATTACTCCTTTCAGACCACGGACAAGTTGTATTTTGTCTTGGATTTCGTCAACGGAGGGGAA CTTTTCTTCCACCTTCAAAAGGAGCGGACTTTTCTGGAACCGCGAGCCAAGTTCTACATCGCCGAAATGGCCAGCGCCCTCGGCTACCTGCACTCGCTCAACATCGTATATAG AGACTTGAAACCTGAAAATATCCTGCTTGACCATGAA GGTCACATCATTTTGACCGATTTTGGCCTGTGCAAGGAAGGCATTTCCCAGACGGACACCACTAGCACTTTTTGTGGCACGCCTGAG TATTTGGCTCCAGAGGTGCTAAGGAAGCAGCCTTATGACAACACGGTGGACTGGTGGTGTCTCGGTTCCGTACTCTACGAGATGCTATTTGGCTTG CCGCCATTTTACAGCAGGGACACGCACGAGATGTACGACAACATTTTGCATAAGCCGCTGGTAGTACGCGCGGGGGCATCCAACGCGGCGTGGGCGCTGCTGCAAGGGCTCCTGGAAAAAGATGGAGCGCTCAGACTGGGAGCCCAGGATGACTTG aatGAGATCAAAACACACCCTTTCTTTGCCTCCATCAACTGGAATGATCTTGAACAGAAGAGGATCACTCCCCCGTTTACGCCCAACGTG AACTCTTTCTCCGACATCTCAAATTTTGACCCCGAGTTCACAGAGGAAATGGTGCCCAACTCTGTTTGCTGGACCCAAGAACATTCCATCGTCAACGCCAGCGTGATGGAAGCCGATGACGCCTTTGTGGGCTTCTCGTACGCCCCACCCTCCGATGACTCGTTCCTATAA